The following nucleotide sequence is from Anaerolineales bacterium.
GATGATTTCTTCCTGCCCGACGAACTCGTCGATCGTGCGCGGACGCATCCGGGCCGCCAGCGGCGCCTCGCGTTTCATCCGCTCCTTCAGCGCGTGATCGAAAAGGTCCATGGGGGAAAGTATAGCAGAAACCACGAAGGACACGAAAAAAACCTGAAGAACACGAAGGGTTTTACTCGTCATGCCGGCGTGCACGAAGCCGGCATCCAGTGGCTCTATAACCGACAAGAGCAAAAAGCGTCAGGATTGGGCATTAGCGGAATAGGCCGTCATGCCCGCGTGTTCTTAGCGGGCATCCAGGGTTGAATTAATTACTATACTCATCGAAACGTAATTTACTTTGCTTTAGCTCTTTGTTTTTTTCGTGTGTTATTCAAGGGTTTTGCTTTGATTTTGGATGACTCTTTGATGGAAAAAAGGCTGCGTATCTTTGCTTCTTCCTGACCCTCTTCCACAAGATATTCCTCGATTTTCTCATTGATATGGAATCCGGGAAACTCCTTTTGCACATACGTTTGTAATTGCCCCATGCGGCTCTGCTCGGTCATGAGGTCGAGAACTTGTTTCTTATATGTCGTATCCTCGTTTCCCGCGATATGCTCCCCCTTCGCCTCGAGAATGTATACGATATCCAGCTTACCGGACGTGTTTTTCTTGGCCGCGACGAAATCTGGAAAAAAGCGGTTTTCCCTCCAACCCTGAATGGAATACCACCCTCCCTTAACCCGGTTTTTAAACCACCAGACAATGGTTTGTTGTCGATCCAGCAGTTCCCCGACGTGCCGTTCCAGCGAGTTCATGGAAGAAACGTCAACGTCGTTGAATAGATAATATTGATAAGGATTTGCACCGCTGGAAACGATTTCATCCGCATCCGGTATCCGATAGCCGAGTTCCGGATCGTTTGAAACCGCAAGAACTAATTTTTTTTCTTTCACATAGTCCAGAAAAATCCTCTCTTCTAGGTCGGCTTTTTCTTGGGCCAATCGATGGCAAAGGAAAGAAACGGAAAAACCAAAATGATCCGATAATTTCTTCTCCGGAATGGTTTTGGAAAGCTTCTCCAAGTGACTAGAAGCCAGAGTCCGCGCCCGAAACGCATTGGGGATGATGTCCGCATAACGCCGGGTTAAATAATCCAAATCGATACCCTGGATTTTTCCGGATTTCCCCGCGCCGCGGCGGAGAAGCATAAAAGGGCTTCCGGAAAAACCGGAAGCCCTTTTCCCGAACCCGACGATAAGGGGAAGCGGTGGTTTTCATCGAGTATTGGAATGGGTTAAGTCCGCCCTCTTCCCCATAATCCCGATTTGCGGATACCGGCGCCTCAACCGATCCCCAGCAGTTCCGCCACCCGTTCCTTTTCCCAATCCACCACGATCTGGCCGCCGATGTCGAAGGTCGGAGTGGTCTCGTTGCCGTCCGCCCAGCCGCGGACGCGCGCCGCGGCCTGCGAATCGCGGTGGATGTCGATCTCGGTGTACGCAATGCCGTGTTCCTTGAGGAAATTCCGCGCCGCGCGGCAGCTCGGGCACCACTGCGTGCAATAAAGAATCACTTCCGCCTTCGGATCGGACGAACCGGTTTCACTTTTTGGCATGATTTTTCTCTCGGTCTTCTGAAAACCTTTTTTACCGCAGAGACGCAGAGGCCGCAGGGACAGTGTTCTCCTCTGCGTTCTCTGCGCCTCTGCGATGAAACGTCTATTTCTTCATCGCCCGGGCCGCGGCCAGCGCCGCCTGCCACACTTCCTTGAGCGGGACGTTCTTTTCCTCCGCCAGCCGCAGACAATCCCGGTATTCCGGTGCCGCGTTCATCACCCGTCCTTCCCACTTGGCGTTTTTCACCCGCACCGTACCATAGGGCGTCTCGACCGTCTTTTCCTCGCGGTCGAGCTTGCGCCGCTCGACCGGATGGATCCGCACGCCGATGGTCGTGGTCTCCGCAAACAGGATCCCGAGCACCGGATCCAACCGGGTTTCCTCCACCAGCATTCCGAGCATCACCGCCGGCCGGTTGCGCTTCATGTGGATCGGGGTGAGGTACACGTCGAGCGCCCCCGCCGCAAACAGCCGTTCGGTGACGTGCTCGTACCACTGGGGATTCATGTCGTCGATGTTGGCTTCCACGACCAATTCCCGCGCGGCGGACGGCTCCCGATCCGCGACCGCGCCGATCGTCACGCGCAACAGGTTGGCCCACGGCAGGTCGCGGGTTCCGGCGCCGTATCCCACCCGTTCGACCCGCATCGGCGGCGCCGCGCCAAACTCCGCCGCAAGCCCCGCCAAGAGCGCCGCGCCGGTCGGGGTGACCAATTCGGCCTCTACGTCCCGACCGTAGACCGGAACCCCCCGCAGAAGTTCGGCCGTCGCCGGAGCGGGGACAGGCAGCAGCCCGTGCGCGGATTGCACGGTTCCGGCGCCGATGTGCAGCGGCGACGCGTACACGTTCTCAACCCCCAGAATCTCCAGGCAGATCGCGGTCCCGACGATGTCGACGATCGCGTCCACCGCGCCGACCTCGTGAAAATGGATTTTCTCCACCGCTTCGCCG
It contains:
- a CDS encoding glutaredoxin family protein codes for the protein MPKSETGSSDPKAEVILYCTQWCPSCRAARNFLKEHGIAYTEIDIHRDSQAAARVRGWADGNETTPTFDIGGQIVVDWEKERVAELLGIG
- the larC gene encoding nickel pincer cofactor biosynthesis protein LarC gives rise to the protein MKTIAYFDCYSGISGNMALGALMDCGVAPDSLKAELHKLNLGGYRLEVREAEKSGLRGLFVDVPVEEKQPHRHLRDIEEIILRGGFTARIRERSLAVFRRLAEAESRVHGEAVEKIHFHEVGAVDAIVDIVGTAICLEILGVENVYASPLHIGAGTVQSAHGLLPVPAPATAELLRGVPVYGRDVEAELVTPTGAALLAGLAAEFGAAPPMRVERVGYGAGTRDLPWANLLRVTIGAVADREPSAARELVVEANIDDMNPQWYEHVTERLFAAGALDVYLTPIHMKRNRPAVMLGMLVEETRLDPVLGILFAETTTIGVRIHPVERRKLDREEKTVETPYGTVRVKNAKWEGRVMNAAPEYRDCLRLAEEKNVPLKEVWQAALAAARAMKK